The Acetivibrio saccincola genome window below encodes:
- the ispG gene encoding flavodoxin-dependent (E)-4-hydroxy-3-methylbut-2-enyl-diphosphate synthase, whose translation MLYDAFIERKKTRKIKVGNVCIGGDAPITVQSMTNTDTRDALSTIEQIKRLEEAGCDIVRVAVLDSEAARAIAAIKKAIKIPLVADIHFDYRLAISAMENGADKIRLNPGNIGDRERVRKVVKVAKERGIPIRIGVNSGSLEKEIIKKYGGATPEAMVESALNHVRILEEEDFFDIAISLKASSVPMTIAAYRLMSQKSDYPLHLGVTEAGTVKGGTIKSSVGIGCLLAEGIGDTIRVSLTGEPEEEVKVGNSILKALGLKKGGIDIISCPTCGRCRINLIDIANKVEERLSFDDKSITGKDIKVAIMGCGVNGPGEAKDADIGIAGGKNEALLFKKGKIIRKIPQEEVVEELIEEIRKLRSC comes from the coding sequence ATGCTGTATGATGCATTTATAGAGAGGAAAAAAACCAGAAAAATAAAGGTGGGAAATGTCTGTATCGGAGGGGATGCCCCCATTACGGTGCAGTCCATGACCAATACAGATACCAGAGACGCATTATCTACAATAGAGCAGATAAAGAGGCTGGAAGAAGCAGGATGTGATATTGTAAGGGTTGCAGTTTTAGATTCTGAGGCTGCAAGGGCAATAGCTGCAATAAAAAAGGCCATAAAAATCCCACTTGTTGCAGATATACATTTTGATTACCGCCTTGCTATATCTGCTATGGAAAACGGAGCAGATAAAATCCGGTTAAACCCTGGAAATATCGGGGACAGGGAAAGAGTAAGAAAAGTTGTTAAAGTGGCAAAAGAGAGGGGAATACCCATTAGGATAGGGGTAAATTCCGGTTCTTTGGAAAAGGAAATAATAAAAAAATATGGCGGTGCAACTCCGGAGGCCATGGTGGAAAGTGCTTTAAACCATGTAAGAATACTGGAAGAAGAGGATTTTTTTGATATAGCAATATCTTTAAAGGCATCAAGTGTGCCAATGACAATAGCTGCATACAGGCTGATGTCTCAAAAATCAGACTACCCTCTGCATTTAGGGGTTACTGAGGCAGGGACGGTAAAGGGGGGGACAATTAAGTCCTCCGTTGGCATTGGCTGTCTTTTGGCAGAAGGAATTGGCGACACCATAAGGGTATCTTTGACAGGGGAACCTGAAGAGGAAGTAAAGGTTGGGAATTCAATACTAAAGGCACTGGGGCTTAAAAAGGGCGGTATTGATATTATATCATGCCCTACCTGTGGAAGGTGCAGGATAAACCTTATTGATATTGCAAATAAAGTTGAAGAAAGACTTTCTTTTGACGATAAAAGTATTACCGGTAAAGATATTAAAGTTGCAATAATGGGGTGTGGGGTTAACGGTCCGGGAGAAGCAAAAGATGCAGATATAGGAATTGCCGGGGGGAAAAATGAAGCTCTGCTGTTTAAAAAGGGCAAAATAATAAGAAAAATCCCCCAAGAGGAAGTTGTGGAAGAGCTAATTGAAGAAATAAGGAAACTAAGGAGTTGTTGA
- a CDS encoding glycosyltransferase family 2 protein has protein sequence MKVSAVIPAYNEEATIGNVIGILNNIPTISEVIVVSDGSTDNTPAIAKNMRAKVIEYSENRGKGAAIKAAIEVCEGDVILFLDADLIGLKEEHVYKLLMPVIYDKADMTVGVFTNGRFSTNFSHKVSPKLSGQRAVKKFVLDTMKDADLAGYGIEVLLNNHAKEMKIRVEKIELYGMTHVMKEEKFGVFRGFFHRMKMYWQILKGLRLAKR, from the coding sequence GTGAAGGTAAGCGCTGTTATACCTGCCTACAATGAAGAAGCCACTATTGGAAATGTTATTGGCATTTTAAATAATATTCCCACTATTTCAGAGGTAATTGTTGTAAGTGACGGTTCTACTGATAATACCCCTGCTATTGCAAAAAATATGAGGGCAAAGGTTATAGAGTATAGTGAAAATAGAGGAAAAGGGGCGGCAATAAAAGCTGCCATTGAGGTTTGTGAGGGGGATGTTATCCTCTTTCTAGATGCTGATCTTATAGGGCTTAAAGAGGAGCATGTTTATAAATTGCTGATGCCGGTTATATATGATAAAGCAGATATGACTGTCGGTGTATTTACAAATGGCAGGTTTTCCACAAATTTTTCCCACAAAGTTTCACCTAAATTGTCAGGCCAGAGGGCTGTAAAAAAGTTTGTTTTGGATACCATGAAGGATGCTGACCTGGCAGGGTATGGAATTGAAGTACTGCTGAATAACCATGCAAAAGAAATGAAAATAAGGGTGGAGAAAATAGAGCTTTATGGAATGACCCATGTTATGAAGGAGGAAAAGTTTGGGGTGTTCCGTGGGTTTTTTCACCGTATGAAAATGTACTGGCAAATACTAAAAGGCTTAAGACTTGCCAAAAGATAA
- the infC gene encoding translation initiation factor IF-3 encodes MVNEMVRDKEVRLIDVDGKMIGIMSSKEAQKIANSKNLDLVKIAPKANPPVCKVMDYGKYMFEQAKREKEAKKNQKVISVKEVRLSASIEDHDFEVKVKNAIRFLRSGDKVKVTIKFRGREMNYTSLGEKVLERFAKAVEDYGTVERKPKLEGRNMLMILNPKQ; translated from the coding sequence ATGGTTAATGAAATGGTAAGGGACAAAGAAGTGAGGCTTATTGATGTTGATGGCAAGATGATAGGAATTATGTCTTCAAAGGAAGCGCAGAAAATAGCAAATTCCAAAAACTTAGATCTTGTTAAAATAGCTCCTAAGGCTAATCCGCCTGTGTGCAAAGTAATGGATTATGGAAAGTATATGTTTGAACAGGCTAAGAGGGAAAAGGAAGCTAAAAAAAATCAAAAAGTTATTAGTGTAAAAGAAGTGAGGTTATCTGCTTCAATTGAAGACCATGATTTTGAAGTTAAGGTCAAAAATGCAATAAGGTTTCTACGCAGCGGAGACAAAGTAAAGGTAACTATAAAATTTAGAGGAAGGGAAATGAACTACACCTCGCTGGGTGAAAAAGTCTTGGAAAGATTTGCTAAAGCTGTTGAGGATTATGGTACTGTAGAAAGAAAGCCTAAATTAGAAGGCAGGAATATGCTAATGATACTAAATCCTAAGCAGTAG
- the rpmI gene encoding 50S ribosomal protein L35: MPKIKTHSSSKKRFKLTGTGKVKRNKAYKSHILTKKTSKRKRNLRKSAVASDADAAVIKRLIPYK, encoded by the coding sequence ATGCCTAAGATTAAAACCCACAGCTCTTCAAAGAAGAGATTTAAATTGACTGGTACAGGCAAGGTTAAGAGAAATAAAGCCTATAAGAGTCATATATTAACTAAGAAGACTTCTAAGAGAAAAAGAAATTTAAGAAAATCAGCAGTTGCATCCGATGCAGATGCGGCGGTAATTAAGAGACTGATTCCATACAAATAA
- the rplT gene encoding 50S ribosomal protein L20 has product MARVKNSVATRARRKRTLKLAKGYFGAKSKNFRVANQAVMKSLVYAYRDRKARKRNFRQLWITRINAAARMNGLSYSKFMNGLKKAGINLNRKMLAEMAVNDSNSFAQLVEKVKEAAE; this is encoded by the coding sequence ATGGCAAGGGTAAAAAATTCAGTTGCTACCCGTGCAAGACGCAAAAGAACGTTAAAACTGGCAAAGGGATATTTTGGTGCTAAAAGCAAGAACTTTAGAGTGGCAAACCAAGCAGTAATGAAGTCCCTTGTTTATGCATATAGAGACAGAAAGGCCCGCAAGAGAAATTTCAGACAGCTGTGGATTACAAGAATAAATGCAGCGGCAAGGATGAACGGGCTTAGCTACAGCAAATTTATGAACGGCCTTAAAAAGGCAGGGATAAACTTAAATAGAAAGATGCTGGCTGAAATGGCTGTTAACGACTCAAATTCTTTTGCGCAGTTGGTTGAAAAAGTTAAAGAAGCTGCAGAGTAA
- the rlmB gene encoding 23S rRNA (guanosine(2251)-2'-O)-methyltransferase RlmB: MKYISSNKNAFIKEVKSLKNRKYREAKNMYFIEGIRFVQEALKENIKPYKIFISEKLEGVKGGKEILKTINEKKLDYFVLPHKLFKEISDTDNPQGILAQIEMKKYSLEEMVNENNFLVVLDAIQDPGNMGTIIRTADAAGATGVVLSEGCVDVYNPKVLRSTMGSVFHVPIYNSKDILKDLKYFKEKKIMICASHLEGETAYFNLENVDNVAIVIGNEARGIRDDIKDISDVLVKIPMKGRAESLNASIAAGLLIFEIMRKRI; encoded by the coding sequence GTGAAATATATAAGCAGCAATAAAAATGCTTTCATTAAAGAAGTAAAATCTTTGAAAAATAGAAAATACAGGGAAGCTAAAAACATGTATTTTATTGAAGGTATCCGGTTTGTACAGGAGGCTTTAAAGGAAAACATAAAACCTTATAAGATATTTATTTCTGAAAAACTTGAAGGTGTAAAGGGTGGTAAGGAGATACTTAAAACCATTAATGAAAAAAAGCTGGATTATTTTGTTTTGCCCCACAAGCTCTTTAAAGAGATTTCAGATACAGACAACCCCCAGGGAATACTGGCTCAAATTGAGATGAAAAAGTATTCTTTAGAGGAGATGGTTAATGAAAATAATTTTTTAGTGGTTTTAGACGCTATCCAAGACCCCGGCAACATGGGTACAATAATAAGGACAGCTGATGCTGCGGGGGCAACGGGGGTGGTTTTGTCTGAAGGGTGTGTGGATGTCTATAACCCGAAGGTTTTAAGGTCTACAATGGGATCTGTTTTTCATGTACCCATTTATAATAGCAAAGATATTTTAAAAGATTTGAAGTATTTTAAGGAGAAAAAAATAATGATTTGTGCATCCCATTTAGAAGGAGAGACAGCATACTTTAATTTAGAGAATGTGGATAATGTTGCAATTGTCATTGGAAATGAGGCAAGGGGTATAAGGGATGATATTAAAGATATTTCAGATGTTTTAGTTAAAATACCTATGAAGGGAAGAGCTGAGTCTCTTAACGCATCAATTGCGGCAGGTCTTTTAATATTTGAAATTATGAGAAAAAGAATTTAA